Proteins from one Malaya genurostris strain Urasoe2022 chromosome 2, Malgen_1.1, whole genome shotgun sequence genomic window:
- the LOC131430772 gene encoding N-alpha-acetyltransferase 20 has product MTTLRPFTCNDMFKFNKVNLDPLTETYCLSFYMQYLAHWPEYFQVAESPSGEIMGYIMGKAAGHGENWHGHVTALTVSPDYRRLGLAATLMNFLEDVSEKKRCYFVDLFVRVSNKVAIDMYTKLGYIVYRTVLEYYVGDPDEDAYDMRKACSRDVHRKSVIPLTHPVRPDEVD; this is encoded by the exons ATGACTACCTTACGCCCCTTCACATGCAATGATATGTTCAAATTCAACAAAGT TAATCTTGACCCGTTAACGGAAACGTACTGCCTGTCGTTCTACATGCAATATTTGGCGCATTGGCCCGAGTATTTCCAGGTGGCCGAATCGCCAAGCGGAGAGATTATGGGTTATATTATGGGCAAAGCAGCGGGCCACGGAGAAAATTGGCACGGTCACGTAACGGCCCTGACAGTGTCACCAGACTATCGCCGACTGGGCTTAGCCGCCACTCTCATGAACTTTCTGGAGGACGTTTCCGAGAAGAAACGCTGCTACTTTGTCGATTTGTTTGTCCGAGTTAGCAACAAGGTAGCAATCGACATGTACACCAAGCTGGGTTACATCGTGTATCGGACGGTGCTCGAGTATTATGTTGGTGATCCCGACGAGGATGCGTACGATATGAGAAAAGCTTGTTCCAGAGATGTGCACCGGAAGTCGGTGATTCCGCTGACACATCCCGTTCGACCGGATGAGGTGGATTGA
- the LOC131430773 gene encoding protein crooked neck: MDKPQKMPKVAKVKNKAPAEIQITAEQLLREAKERDLEILPPPPKQKISDAAELADYQQRKRKTFEDNLRKNRMVVSNWIKYAQWEESQKEIQRARSIWERAIDNDHRNITIWLKYAEMEMKNRQVNHARNLWDRAVTVLPRVNQFWYKYTYMEEMLENVAGARQVFERWIEWQPEEQAWQTYINFELRYKEIDRARQIYERFVMIHPEVKNWIKFARFEESHGFIHGARSVYERAIEFFGEDHADERLFIAFARFEEGQKEHDRVRVIYKYALEHLPKDRTGELYKAYTIHEKKYGDRSGIEDVIVSKRKFQYEQEVAENPTNYDAWFDYLRLVENESNTELIRETYERAIANVPPAKDKNLWRRYIYLWINYALYEELEAEDLERTRQIYKTCLELLPHKIFTFSKIWLLYAQFEIRCKNLKVARKTLGMAIGMCPRDKLFRGYIDLEIQLREFDRCRILYEKFLEFSPENCITWMKFAELESLLGDIDRARAIYELAIQQPRLDMPELLWKSYIDFEVQQTEFEFGRQLYERLLERTTHVKVWISYAKFEMAAESEDDMNVALSRRVYERANDSLKNATEKESRVLILEAWRDFEKEHGDEDSLRKVMAKMPRKVKKRQKIISESGVEEGWEEVFDFIFPEDEMARPNLKLLAAAKNWKKQKAVTPDTNAESASATDSISKSNSGTEKQIEA, from the exons ATGGATAAGCCTCAGAAAATGCCCAAAGTGGCAAAG GTCAAAAACAAAGCTCCGGCGGAAATTCAAATAACAGCTGAGCAGCTGCTCCGGGAGGCAAAGGAACGAGATTTGGAAATTTTACCACCGCCACCGAAGCAAAAAATTTCCGATGCCGCCGAATTGGCCGACTATCAGCAGCGGAAGCGCAAAACATTCGAGGATAATTTGCGCAAAAATCGAATGGTGGTCAGCAACTGGATCAAATATGCCCAGTGGGAAGAATCACAGAAGGAGATTCAACGGGCTCGGTCCATTTGGGAGCGAGCGATTGACAATGACCACCGGAACATTACCATTTGGTTGAAGTACGCGGAAATGGAAATGAAGAATCGACAGGTTAATCATGCCAGGAATCTGTGGGATCGAGCTGTGACGGTACTACCGAGGGTAAATCAATTCTGGTATAAATACACTTATATGGAAGAGATGCTGGAAAATGTTGCTGGGGCGAGACAGGTCTTCGAACGCTGGATCGAATGGCAACCGGAGGAACAAGCGTGGCAAACGTATATAAATTTTGAACTTCGCTACAAGGAGATCGACCGAGCCAGACAAATCTACGAGCGTTTCGTGATGATTCATCCAGAGGTAAAAAATTGGATCAAATTTGCTCGGTTTGAGGAATCACATGGGTTTATACACGGGGCTCGATCGGTGTATGAGAGAGCAATTGAATTCTTCGgtgaagaccatgctgatgaacGTCTTTTTATCGCTTTTGCTCGCTTTGAGGAAGGGCAGAAGGAACACGATCGTGTTCGGGTTATTTACAAATACGCTCTCGAGCATTTGCCAAAGGACAGAACAGGAGAGTTGTACAAGGCATACACCATTCACGAGAAAAAATACGGCGATCGATCTGGGATCGAGGATGTGATTGTGTCAAAAAGAAAGTTTCAGTACGAGCAAGAGGTGGCCGAAAACCCCACCAACTATGACGCTTGGTTCGACTATTTGCGGTTGGTAGAAAATGAATCCAATACTGAGCTTATCCGGGAAACGTACGAGCGAGCCATCGCAAATGTTCCTCCAGCGAAGGATAAAAATCTGTGGCGAAGGTACATCTACCTGTGGATTAACTATGCCTTGTACGAAGAACTGGAAGCAGAGGACTTGGAACGCACCCGCCAAATTTACAAAACTTGTCTTGAGTTACTCCCTCACAAGATATTCACATTCAGTAAAATTTGGCTGTTGTACGCTCAGTTTGAAATCCGCTGTAAAAATTTGAAAGTAGCTCGGAAAACTTTGGGAATGGCAATCGGAATGTGCCCTCGCGATAAATTGTTTCGGGGCTACATCGATTTGGAAATTCAActacgagaattcgatcgatgCCGAATTCTGTACGAAAAATTCCTTGAATTTTCTCCGGAAAATTGCATAACATGGATGAAGTTTGCCGAGCTGGAATCTCTTCTGGGAGATATTGACCGGGCCCGTGCCATCTACGAGTTGGCTATTCAGCAGCCCCGATTGGATATGCCGGAGCTGTTGTGGAAGAGCTACATCGATTTCGAAGTGCAGCAAACTGAGTTTGAATTCGGTCGACAACTGTACGAAAGATTGCTGGAACGAACCACCCACGTGAAAGTGTGGATTTCCTATGCTAAGTTCGAAATGGCTGCTGAAAGCGAAGACGATATGAATGTGGCCCTATCACGGCGGGTTTATGAGCGAGCTAACGACAGCTTGAAGAATGCCACAGAGAAGGAATCGCGGGTGTTGATTCTCGAAGCATGGCGAGATTTCGAAAAAGAGCATGGCGATGAAGATAGTTTGCGAAAGGTGATGGCGAAGATGCCTCGCAAGGTCAAGAAGCGTCAGAAGATTATATCGGAGAGTGGCGTGGAAGAAGGCTGGGAGGAAGTTTTCGATTTCATATTCCCTGAGGATGAAATGGCTCGACCAAACCTGAAGTTGCTTGCCGCGGCTAAGAACTGGAAGAAACAAAAGGCGGTTACTCCCGATACTAATGCTGAGAGTGCTTCAGCAACAGATAGTATTAGTAAAAGCAATTCGGGAACGGAAAAACAGATAGAAGCGTAA
- the LOC131426963 gene encoding protein giant — MAQFMMDLKAEHRTSPSLYPPISPKMLEIYRPDSTDSGVLDLSKRRDSVDTRKTPSPYDSFSEAGSPPLQSSPINSTNQLLMSYHAIHHQQRDLPPKTKIPYESPNHLEQGNSLAARFNPTQGYPIAHPVLPKQENFPHRPEMMPYLFQSGAIQHQPFHRSPLQQTRETDSLSESGSEGQILAPNLKLTQLKQSPDQTTNSPVANGTYPMVIGRDGKLTRPFKAYPRDPLSLTAGFMASDSLLDTMSAEKYNIFRKRMLEHIRAANGGQPTVCNPKMRRLNKSLSDASETESVPDKMSENNELPQSQQATPSEGSNPSETANGNSSNGANGAVKDAAYYERRKKNNAAAKKSRDRRRIKEDEITIRAHFLENENMQLRCELAAARKQLALYGVTTVSP; from the exons ATGGCTCAATTTATGATGGATCTAAAAGCAG aacATCGCACCAGCCCATCTCTGTACCCGCCGATATCTCCAAAAATGCTTGAAATCTATCGTCCGGATTCAACGGACTCGGGAGTATTGGATCTATCAAAACGTCGTGATTCCGTGGACACTCGTAAAACCCCATCGCCATACGACAGTTTCAGTGAGGCAGGATCACCGCCGCTGCAAAGTTCTCCCATCAACTCTACCAACCAACTGCTGATGAGCTATCATGCTATTCATCACCAACAGCGCGATCTTCCACCGAAGACCAAAATTCCTTACGAATCACCGAACCATTTGGAGCAAGGAAACAGTCTTGCTGCTAGATTCAATCCGACTCAAGGATATCCCATCGCTCATCCGGTGCTTCCGAAGCAGGAAAACTTTCCTCATCGTCCCGAGATGATGCCGTATCTGTTTCAATCTGGTGCGATCCAACATCAACCGTTTCACCGTAGTCCACTTCAACAAACCCGTGAAACGGATTCCCTATCGGAATCGGGCTCCGAGGGTCAAATACTAGCGCCAAATCTTAAGCTGACTCAACTGAAACAGTCACCTGATCAAACGACTAATTCACCAGTAGCCAACGGAACCTATCCGATGGTTATTGGCCGCGACGGAAAACTGACACGCCCTTTCAAAGCATATCCCCGTGATCCACTCAGCCTTACTGCCGGTTTCATGGCCAGCGATTCCTTACTCGACACAATGTCCGCCGAgaagtacaacatttttcgcaaacgtATGCTCGAACACATTCGCGCTGCCAATGGCGGACAGCCAACCGTGTGCAATCCGAAAATGCGTCGCCTCAATAAATCCCTCAGCGATGCTTCCGAAACGGAAAGCGTACCGGACAAAATGTCGGAAAACAACGAACTACCGCAGTCACAGCAGGCCACGCCCTCCGAAGGAAGCAACCCCAGTGAAACGGCGAACGGCAACAGCAGCAATGGCGCAAACGGAGCGGTGAAAGACGCCGCCTACTACGAACGGCGCAAGAAGAACAATGCAGCGGCAAAGAAATCGCGCGATCGTCGACGAATCAAGGAAGACGAAATCACCATTCGGGCTCATTTTTTGGAAAACGAAAACATGCAACTACGCTGCGAACTCGCCGCTGCCAGGAAGCAGCTTGCACTGTACGGCGTCACGACGGTTTCGCCCTGA